The following coding sequences lie in one Lolium perenne isolate Kyuss_39 chromosome 2, Kyuss_2.0, whole genome shotgun sequence genomic window:
- the LOC127330584 gene encoding probable cytokinin riboside 5'-monophosphate phosphoribohydrolase LOGL2, protein MDREDEVEMKEESVEARVQVMAASRFRRICVFCGSSKGKKTIYQDAAVELGKELVARNIDLVYGGGSVGLMGLVSQAVYSGGRHVIGVIPKTLMPREITGETVGEVKEVADMHQRKAEMARQSDAFIALPGGYGTLEELLEVITWAQLGIHEKPVGLLNVDGYYNALLSFIDKAVEEGFVMPTARHIIVLAPTPDELLDKLEEYSPRHEEEVVTKAKWETTEHLSSCKSFEIPSLDEGKAIIPAQRGSIL, encoded by the exons ATGGACAGAGAAGATGAGGTGGAGATGAAGGAGGAATCAGTAGAGGCTAGAGTGCAAGTGATGGCGGCGTCTCGGTTCAGGAGGATATGCGTCTTCTGTGGGAGCAGCAAGGGCAAGAAGACGATCTACCAGGATGCTGCCGTTGAGCTTGGCAAGGAGCTG GTAGCAAGGAACATCGATCTGGTGTACGGAGGAGGGAGCGTGGGGCTAATGGGTCTGGTCTCTCAAGCAGTCTACAGCGGGGGCAGGCATGTCATTGG GGTGATTCCCAAGACCCTTATGCCTAGAGAG ATAACAGGTGAGACAGTGGGGGAGGTGAAGGAAGTGGCAGATATGCACCAAAGGAAGGCTGAGATGGCCAGGCAATCTGACGCCTTTATAGCACTCCCTG GTGGGTACGGAACACTTGAAGAGCTCCTAGAAGTAATCACTTGGGCGCAGCTTGGCATTCACGAAAAGCCG GTTGGGCTGCTGAACGTGGACGGCTACTACAACGCGCTGCTGTCGTTCATTGACAAGGCCGTGGAGGAAGGGTTCGTCATGCCCACCGCTCGCCACATAATCGTGCTGGCTCCGACGCCCGACGAACTGCTCGACAAGCTCGAG GAGTACTCTCCTCGGCACGAGGAAGAAGTCGTGACCAAGGCGAAGTGGGAGACAACAGAACACCTGAGCAGCTGCAAGAGCTTCGAGATACCGTCGCTGGACGAAGGCAAGGCGATCATCCCAGCACAGCGAGGCAGCATACTATGA